The Thermoflavifilum sp. genome contains a region encoding:
- a CDS encoding DUF488 domain-containing protein, whose product MSVDLDLPIFTIGHSVHALEAFISLLQAHGVQCLVDIRSFPGSRYVPQFNADQLSRSLPEVGIQYHPLKLLGGRRKPRPDSPNTGWRNVAFRGFADYMLTTDFEKGLQELITRANAQQVCIMCAEAVPWRCHRSLVADALLIRGIQVLHIMPDGSVHPHQLTPFARVQNGILVYPPE is encoded by the coding sequence ATGTCTGTTGATCTTGACCTCCCGATTTTCACCATAGGTCATTCCGTCCATGCTTTAGAAGCATTCATCTCCCTGCTTCAAGCTCACGGCGTGCAATGCCTGGTGGACATTCGTTCTTTTCCAGGTTCGCGTTATGTGCCGCAATTCAATGCCGATCAGCTGTCCAGATCCCTGCCGGAGGTGGGTATTCAATATCACCCATTGAAATTGCTGGGCGGCCGTCGGAAGCCCAGGCCAGATTCACCCAACACCGGCTGGCGGAACGTTGCGTTCCGCGGTTTTGCCGATTATATGCTCACGACTGATTTTGAAAAAGGGCTTCAGGAACTGATTACACGGGCAAACGCACAGCAGGTGTGCATCATGTGTGCCGAAGCTGTTCCCTGGCGCTGCCATCGTTCGCTGGTGGCCGATGCCTTGCTCATCAGGGGTATCCAGGTGTTGCATATCATGCCCGATGGATCGGTGCATCCGCATCAGCTTACCCCCTTCGCTCGCGTGCAGAATGGTATCCTGGTCTATCCTCCCGAGTGA
- a CDS encoding metallophosphoesterase has translation MFSLLRNSWVILLLLAIDWYAFQAVRTLVHEWHGRARLVVYLAYGLFSLGSYAFLFFSGAWHLSSHQRMTGYTIAIGAILGKILVDVWLLLDDIRRGIVWLTRLWAPHGEVSDAVRDASISRSQFLSAAGLIVGGVLYGSLLYGMSNKYRYRIHHIQLHFPDLPEAFRGMRAVQISDIHAGSFTRPDKVARGVKMAMDLKPDIIFFTGDLINNHHEEMEDYQEIFAQLKAPMGVYAILGNHDYGDYTHWPSPEAKAENLARLKQIEADMGWQMLNNAHTVLERKGQQIALIGVENWSALRHFSRYGDLKKAYTGTEAYPFKILLSHDPTHWDAQVRPEFPDIQLTLSGHTHGFQFGVEIPGFKWSPCEYVYKEWAGLYRQGNQYLYVNRGYGFIGYPGRVGILPEITLIEFV, from the coding sequence ATGTTTTCGCTTCTTCGCAACTCATGGGTGATCCTGCTTTTGCTGGCTATCGACTGGTATGCTTTTCAGGCCGTTCGTACGCTGGTGCACGAATGGCACGGCCGGGCCCGACTGGTGGTGTATCTGGCATACGGACTATTTTCGCTGGGGAGCTATGCTTTTTTGTTTTTTTCGGGCGCCTGGCATCTCTCATCGCATCAGCGGATGACAGGATATACGATTGCTATCGGTGCCATCCTGGGCAAAATACTGGTGGATGTATGGCTTTTGCTGGATGATATTCGTCGGGGCATCGTCTGGCTGACGCGCTTATGGGCGCCCCATGGCGAGGTGAGCGACGCCGTGCGCGACGCCTCGATCAGCCGCTCGCAATTCCTGTCGGCCGCCGGACTCATCGTGGGCGGCGTGCTGTACGGCAGCCTCCTCTACGGCATGTCTAACAAATACCGCTATCGTATTCATCATATCCAGCTGCATTTCCCCGACTTACCCGAAGCTTTTCGTGGCATGCGTGCCGTTCAGATCTCCGATATCCATGCCGGCAGCTTCACCCGACCCGATAAGGTGGCACGCGGCGTGAAAATGGCTATGGATTTGAAACCCGATATCATCTTCTTTACCGGCGACCTGATCAACAACCATCACGAGGAAATGGAGGACTACCAGGAAATCTTTGCCCAACTCAAAGCGCCGATGGGCGTATATGCGATACTGGGCAATCACGATTACGGCGATTATACCCACTGGCCCAGCCCCGAAGCCAAAGCCGAGAACTTAGCGCGGCTCAAACAAATAGAAGCCGATATGGGCTGGCAGATGCTCAACAATGCCCATACCGTTCTGGAGCGCAAGGGCCAGCAGATCGCCCTGATCGGCGTAGAAAACTGGAGCGCCCTCCGGCATTTTTCGCGTTACGGCGACCTGAAAAAGGCCTACACCGGCACAGAAGCCTATCCCTTTAAAATATTGCTTTCCCACGACCCCACCCACTGGGATGCGCAGGTGCGCCCCGAATTCCCCGATATCCAGCTTACGCTCTCGGGTCATACCCATGGCTTTCAATTCGGCGTGGAAATACCCGGATTCAAATGGAGCCCCTGTGAATATGTGTATAAAGAATGGGCCGGCCTCTATCGCCAGGGCAATCAATATCTCTACGTCAACCGGGGATATGGCTTCATCGGCTACCCCGGGCGCGTGGGCATTCTGCCCGAAATCACCCTGATTGAATTCGTCTAA
- a CDS encoding GlsB/YeaQ/YmgE family stress response membrane protein has protein sequence MVGIVKNKSYFSGSLAFFFMTLGSFLVLLLIAAICGAIGQSLAGYNLGGCLVSLIVGLIGAYIGTWLAAQLHLPVFLAVRIQGETFPVVWAVIGSAIFTFIVALLRNLIRKA, from the coding sequence ATGGTTGGGATTGTCAAAAATAAAAGCTATTTTTCTGGCTCATTAGCCTTCTTTTTTATGACACTCGGTAGTTTTCTCGTATTGCTGCTCATTGCGGCCATCTGCGGGGCCATCGGTCAAAGTCTTGCTGGATACAATTTAGGCGGTTGCCTGGTTTCGCTCATTGTGGGACTCATCGGCGCTTACATCGGCACCTGGCTGGCGGCTCAACTGCATTTACCGGTTTTTCTGGCCGTGCGTATTCAGGGTGAGACTTTCCCCGTGGTATGGGCTGTGATAGGGTCGGCCATATTTACTTTTATCGTGGCCTTATTGCGAAACCTGATTCGAAAAGCATAA
- a CDS encoding Gfo/Idh/MocA family oxidoreductase, which yields MESRRKFLTQLGTVIGLMSGAGWWHRLSAQSVRMHPLSIPGLDAGGERVRVATVGMGIMGFQDTHSVVKVPGVELVGVADLYDGRLRRAKEVFGDRIITTRDYRELIARNDVDAVMIATADLWHNTVAIDALKAGKAVYCEKPMVQHLDQGAGVISAQQQTGHPLQVGSQRVSSVLYAQAKKLYEAGEIGELNLVRAYIDRHDALGAWQYSIPPDASPQTIDFDTFLKDTPKVPFDPVRFFRWRNYRAYGTGIPGDLFVHLLSGLHFITGAYGPERIFATGELSYWKDGRDVPDLMVAVMDYPARSGHHPAFRVMLEVNFADGSGGGSATRLIGTEGVIEITDRTCTLRRQPLPEAPGYGGWDSFGTFPEDVQQAFVAAYDRQYPPQTRIAPPAEEIVFTAPDGYDDHQAHVQHFIDAVRGKVSVVEDAVFGFRAAAPALACNLSYEQQKPVRWDAERMQVMA from the coding sequence ATGGAATCCAGACGAAAATTTCTCACCCAGCTGGGTACGGTAATTGGACTCATGAGTGGAGCCGGATGGTGGCATCGGCTTTCAGCGCAATCCGTGCGTATGCATCCCCTGTCTATCCCTGGGCTTGATGCGGGTGGAGAGCGGGTACGGGTGGCCACCGTGGGGATGGGCATCATGGGTTTCCAGGATACGCATTCGGTGGTAAAGGTGCCGGGAGTGGAGCTGGTGGGCGTGGCCGATTTATACGATGGTCGGCTGCGGCGGGCGAAAGAGGTATTCGGCGACCGGATCATCACCACGCGCGATTATCGGGAGTTGATTGCTCGTAATGATGTAGATGCGGTGATGATTGCCACCGCCGATTTATGGCACAATACTGTAGCTATCGACGCCCTGAAAGCCGGTAAGGCGGTTTATTGCGAAAAGCCTATGGTGCAGCATCTCGATCAGGGTGCCGGGGTCATTTCCGCCCAGCAGCAAACGGGCCATCCCCTGCAGGTGGGCAGCCAGCGGGTGAGCAGCGTGCTCTATGCCCAGGCGAAAAAATTATATGAAGCCGGTGAAATCGGTGAGCTCAACCTCGTGCGCGCCTATATTGATCGGCACGACGCGCTGGGAGCCTGGCAGTATTCTATCCCGCCCGATGCTTCTCCACAGACCATCGATTTCGATACTTTTTTGAAAGATACTCCTAAGGTGCCTTTCGATCCGGTGCGCTTCTTTCGCTGGCGCAATTATCGTGCTTACGGCACGGGTATCCCGGGAGATTTGTTTGTGCATTTGTTGAGTGGACTGCATTTTATTACAGGTGCCTATGGCCCTGAACGTATTTTTGCTACAGGCGAACTCAGTTACTGGAAAGATGGGCGCGATGTTCCGGATTTGATGGTTGCGGTGATGGATTATCCCGCCCGTAGCGGCCATCATCCGGCATTCCGGGTGATGCTGGAAGTGAATTTTGCCGACGGCAGCGGGGGCGGCAGTGCTACCCGGCTCATCGGCACGGAAGGCGTCATCGAAATCACCGACCGCACCTGCACACTCCGGCGGCAGCCCCTGCCTGAGGCGCCCGGCTATGGAGGTTGGGATAGCTTCGGCACCTTTCCCGAAGACGTACAGCAGGCTTTTGTGGCAGCTTATGATCGGCAATATCCGCCGCAGACCCGTATAGCCCCGCCCGCCGAGGAAATCGTTTTCACCGCACCCGACGGATATGACGATCACCAGGCACATGTGCAACATTTTATCGATGCCGTGCGAGGCAAAGTTTCGGTAGTGGAAGATGCGGTATTTGGTTTTCGAGCGGCGGCTCCGGCGCTGGCCTGCAACCTCAGCTATGAACAGCAGAAGCCGGTGCGCTGGGATGCCGAGCGTATGCAGGTGATGGCATAA
- a CDS encoding TetR family transcriptional regulator C-terminal domain-containing protein — MTPLEIIQAYERYWLENGHRPPSVYAFARQIEIPESEFYAHYSAFSAIEKDFWKQIFDDTIQQLQQDATYQGYTAREKLLAFYYLWIQKLREHRSYILLQKNRLFLPSPQGFQLETFRHAFLDYVEKLVKLGIENKEIKSRKFLSDQYKYGFWAQLLFVLKYWIHDESKQFELTDAAIEKAVNLSFDLVGSHTLDRIVDFGRFLLMKKA, encoded by the coding sequence ATGACACCGCTTGAAATCATCCAGGCCTATGAGCGATACTGGCTCGAAAACGGGCATCGACCGCCCTCCGTATATGCCTTTGCCCGACAGATTGAAATTCCTGAATCGGAATTCTACGCCCATTACAGCGCTTTTTCAGCGATAGAAAAAGATTTCTGGAAACAAATCTTCGATGACACCATCCAGCAGCTTCAACAGGATGCCACCTATCAGGGCTATACCGCCCGGGAAAAACTATTGGCTTTTTATTATCTGTGGATTCAAAAACTCCGCGAGCACCGAAGTTATATCCTGCTACAGAAAAATCGGTTGTTTCTGCCGTCACCGCAGGGTTTTCAACTCGAGACCTTCCGACATGCTTTTTTGGATTATGTGGAAAAACTGGTGAAGCTGGGCATCGAAAACAAGGAAATCAAAAGCCGGAAGTTTTTATCTGATCAGTACAAATACGGATTCTGGGCACAACTGCTGTTTGTACTCAAATACTGGATCCACGACGAGAGCAAGCAGTTTGAGCTCACCGATGCGGCCATCGAAAAAGCCGTGAACCTGAGCTTCGACCTGGTGGGTAGTCATACCCTCGATCGAATCGTGGACTTCGGCAGGTTTTTATTGATGAAAAAAGCATGA
- a CDS encoding AarF/ABC1/UbiB kinase family protein: protein MNPVKEQQSIPTGKVERAARFAFTGAKLGVNYVKHYTRKLLDPDTPREALHEANAEDIYEVLSSLKGSALKVAQMLSLDRGLLPRAYAERFALSQYSAPPLSGPLVVNTFLKTLGKTPAQLFDRFNPHATHAASIGQVHEAWKNGKKLAVKIQYPGVAHSVKSDLRIVKPIAIRIVGLQEADMDQYFEEVETKLLEETNYRLELERSQELSRLCSQIPALIFPTYYPEYSSDRIITMDWLDGLHLQDFLATQPTQDIRNRAGQALWDFYQFQIHHLRKVHADPHPGNFLFQPDGRVGIIDFGCVKEIPQDFYENYFALTRPELLRNEAHRRQIFRDLGILHPSDTEKEIQFFTELFQHLIDLTTLPFQQETFDFGDEGFFDRIYSYTDYVYSLPEVRHSKIVRGTRHSLYINRTYFGLYSILGDLKAQVKTSWRHIDELAAYLPR, encoded by the coding sequence ATGAACCCGGTTAAAGAACAACAAAGCATTCCTACCGGTAAGGTGGAGCGCGCAGCGCGATTTGCCTTTACAGGAGCCAAGCTGGGCGTCAACTATGTGAAGCATTACACCAGAAAGCTCCTGGATCCCGACACGCCCCGCGAGGCATTGCACGAAGCCAATGCGGAAGATATCTACGAAGTGCTCAGCAGTCTGAAGGGCAGCGCCCTGAAGGTGGCGCAGATGCTGAGCCTCGACCGCGGCCTGCTACCCCGTGCTTATGCCGAGCGTTTTGCCTTATCTCAGTACAGCGCTCCTCCCCTCAGCGGACCCTTAGTGGTGAATACGTTTTTAAAAACCCTGGGGAAAACACCAGCCCAGCTGTTCGACCGTTTTAATCCACATGCCACCCACGCCGCCTCGATCGGGCAGGTGCACGAAGCCTGGAAAAACGGCAAAAAGCTGGCCGTGAAGATTCAATATCCGGGCGTGGCACACAGCGTGAAGTCGGACCTGCGCATCGTAAAACCTATTGCCATCCGCATCGTAGGCCTGCAGGAAGCCGATATGGATCAATATTTTGAAGAGGTGGAAACCAAACTGCTGGAAGAAACCAACTATCGCCTTGAACTGGAGCGCTCACAGGAATTATCCCGGCTCTGCAGCCAGATTCCCGCCCTCATTTTCCCGACGTATTATCCGGAATATTCGTCTGATCGCATCATCACGATGGACTGGCTCGATGGCCTCCACCTGCAGGATTTTCTCGCCACCCAACCGACGCAAGATATCCGCAACCGCGCCGGGCAGGCCTTGTGGGATTTCTACCAATTTCAAATCCATCACCTCCGAAAAGTGCATGCCGATCCCCATCCTGGAAATTTTCTGTTTCAACCCGATGGGCGTGTGGGCATCATCGATTTTGGTTGTGTGAAGGAAATTCCACAGGATTTTTATGAAAATTACTTCGCCCTTACCCGCCCCGAATTGCTGCGCAATGAAGCTCATCGCAGGCAAATCTTCCGCGACCTGGGCATTTTGCATCCCAGCGATACTGAAAAAGAAATCCAATTCTTCACCGAATTGTTTCAACACCTGATCGACCTCACCACCCTACCCTTTCAACAGGAAACATTCGACTTCGGTGATGAAGGCTTTTTCGATCGCATTTACTCCTATACCGATTACGTGTATTCGCTTCCAGAAGTACGTCATTCCAAAATCGTGCGGGGCACCCGGCATTCACTCTATATCAACCGCACATATTTTGGTCTTTACTCCATTTTAGGCGACCTGAAAGCTCAGGTCAAAACCAGCTGGCGACATATCGACGAGCTGGCTGCTTATCTTCCCCGATAG
- a CDS encoding ribonuclease H-like domain-containing protein, which yields MLNQLQLTDLLLIDIETVPAQASFERLNASMQELWLDKISKIKPEIEVEPATVYLERASFYAEFGKIICISGGFFTGLSETTNTGQPAKHYQLRLKAFAGDDETIILREFFKVVEKMQTRPGFKFVGHNIQEFDIPYICRRAVILGIPLPDALQLYGKKPWEVPVVDTLHLWRFGDSRHYISLQLLTTVLDIPSPKEDLQGSEVARVYWEDHDLERIARYCQRDVVAVAQLLLRFQHKPLLQEGDIQYV from the coding sequence GTGTTGAATCAATTGCAATTGACCGATTTACTTTTGATTGATATTGAAACTGTTCCTGCACAGGCTTCATTTGAACGATTAAACGCATCCATGCAGGAACTCTGGTTAGATAAGATTTCAAAAATTAAGCCAGAAATTGAAGTCGAACCCGCGACCGTATATCTGGAGCGAGCAAGTTTTTATGCTGAGTTTGGAAAAATCATCTGCATCAGTGGCGGATTTTTTACCGGGTTATCGGAAACAACGAATACAGGCCAGCCAGCAAAACATTACCAGTTGCGTTTGAAGGCATTTGCCGGTGATGATGAAACCATCATTTTGCGGGAGTTTTTTAAGGTTGTGGAAAAAATGCAAACCAGGCCGGGTTTTAAATTTGTGGGGCATAACATTCAGGAGTTTGATATTCCCTATATCTGTAGAAGAGCCGTCATCCTTGGCATTCCATTACCCGATGCCCTACAACTCTATGGCAAAAAGCCCTGGGAGGTGCCTGTAGTGGATACCCTGCATTTATGGCGCTTCGGTGATTCGAGGCATTATATCTCCCTGCAACTGCTCACAACCGTACTGGATATCCCTTCCCCGAAAGAAGATTTGCAGGGTAGTGAGGTGGCCCGTGTTTACTGGGAGGATCATGATCTGGAGCGAATCGCCCGCTATTGCCAGCGCGATGTGGTGGCGGTAGCTCAGCTGTTACTGCGATTTCAGCATAAGCCGCTATTGCAGGAAGGGGATATTCAATATGTTTAG